In Rhizophagus irregularis chromosome 12, complete sequence, a single window of DNA contains:
- a CDS encoding Sorting nexin-3 — MASSPTQKNFEATSRLQMKEQTIDEMYGVPENFLEIEVRNPQTHGFGRKMFKCFTNDLRNNLTNIPAFKLKTSSVRRRYSDFEWFRDVLERESSRVNIPPLPGKVFTNRFSDEVIEARREGLERFLQIVAGHPLLQTGSKVLSAFIQDPNFSRENYNY, encoded by the exons ATGGCATCCTCTCCTacgcaaaaaaattttgaagcaACCTCCCGGCTACAAATGAAGGAACAGACAATTGACGAGATGTATGGTGTACCAGAGAACTTTCTGGAGATCGAAGTGAGGAATCCACAAACTCACG GTTTTGGTCGCAAAAT GTTTAAATGCTTCACAAACGATTTGCGGAATAACTTG ACGAATATTCCCGCCTTTAAGTTAAAAACCTCTTCAGTTCGAAGAAGATACAGTGATTTTGAATGGTTCCGTGACGTTCTTGAACGTGAATCTTCAAGAGTAAACATTCCTCCTTTGCCAGGCAAAGTCTTCACTAACCGTTTTTCGGATGAAGTTATTGAAGCTCGCCGGGAAGGACTTGAAAGATTTTTACAAAT TGTTGCGGGTCATCCTCTTTTGCAAACAGGAAGCAAAGTATTATCCGCTTTCATCCAGGATCCTAATTTCAGCCGTGAGAACTACAATTATTAA